In Pseudomonas hamedanensis, a single window of DNA contains:
- a CDS encoding AprI/Inh family metalloprotease inhibitor: MVNKAFTYRAAAWLCAAFLVISGETGMASSLRLEEPSVFAGKWLATLSTTRDDPKAQKLQDKPSNTCEVELLANQTLGQGTNCLGAWLEQAPIGWFADPDGLSMTGNEGSRIQFFSRQRDGYYLATLQSGLVVTLERVAPDK; the protein is encoded by the coding sequence ATGGTCAATAAAGCTTTTACCTACAGGGCAGCGGCGTGGCTTTGTGCGGCGTTCCTTGTGATTTCAGGAGAAACAGGTATGGCCAGCAGCCTCAGGCTCGAAGAACCTTCAGTGTTTGCCGGAAAGTGGCTGGCAACGCTGTCCACCACACGTGATGACCCCAAGGCGCAAAAGCTGCAAGACAAGCCCTCGAATACCTGTGAGGTTGAACTGCTTGCCAACCAGACTTTGGGTCAAGGAACCAATTGTCTGGGCGCATGGCTGGAGCAGGCGCCGATTGGCTGGTTTGCTGACCCCGACGGCTTATCCATGACCGGCAACGAAGGCTCAAGAATCCAGTTCTTCAGCCGACAACGTGATGGGTATTATCTGGCGACTTTGCAGTCCGGCCTTGTCGTGACGCTGGAGCGTGTAGCACCCGACAAATGA
- a CDS encoding serralysin family metalloprotease: MSKVKTNAVDSAEQAFQLAAFSSAYNQINSFSHQYDRGGNLTVNGKPSYSVDQAATQLLRDGAAYQDKDGSGKIELTYTFLTSASSSTMNKHGISGFSQFSAQQQAQAKLAMQSWADVANVTFTEKASGGDGHMTFGNYSGGQDGAAAFAYLPGTGAGYDGTSWYLINSGYTQNKNPDLNNYGRQTLTHEIGHSLGLAHPGDYNAGNGNPTYNDASYGQDTRGYSIMSYWSESNTNQNFSKGGVEAYASGPLMDDIAAIQKLYGANTTTRTGDSTYGFNSNTGRDFLSASSSSDKVVFSVWDAGGKDTLDFSGFTQNQKINLNDASFSDVGGMVGNVSIAKGAIIENAIGGSGSDLLIGNSIANELKGGAGNDILFGAGGADKLWGGAGSDTFVFAASSDSKPGAIDQILDFVSGLDKIDLTGITNGAGLHFVSSFTGAAGDAVLTSSGGNSLLSVDFTGHGVADFAVSTVGQAAYSDIVA; this comes from the coding sequence ATGTCGAAAGTTAAAACCAACGCTGTTGATTCCGCCGAACAGGCTTTCCAGCTGGCCGCCTTCAGCTCGGCGTACAACCAGATCAATAGCTTCAGCCATCAGTACGATCGTGGCGGCAACCTCACGGTCAACGGCAAACCTTCGTACTCCGTCGACCAGGCAGCTACGCAATTGCTGCGCGACGGCGCTGCCTACCAGGACAAGGACGGCAGCGGCAAGATCGAACTGACCTACACGTTCCTGACGTCGGCATCGTCCAGCACGATGAACAAACACGGGATCAGCGGGTTCAGCCAGTTCAGCGCGCAGCAACAAGCCCAGGCCAAGCTCGCCATGCAATCCTGGGCGGATGTGGCCAACGTGACCTTCACCGAGAAAGCCTCGGGTGGTGACGGCCACATGACCTTCGGTAACTACAGCGGTGGCCAGGACGGTGCCGCAGCGTTCGCCTATCTGCCAGGCACGGGCGCCGGTTATGACGGCACCTCGTGGTACCTGATCAACAGCGGCTACACGCAAAACAAGAACCCGGACCTGAACAACTACGGCCGTCAGACCCTGACTCACGAGATCGGCCACAGCCTGGGCCTGGCCCATCCCGGGGACTACAACGCCGGCAATGGCAACCCGACCTACAACGATGCGTCCTACGGGCAAGACACCCGCGGCTACAGCATCATGAGTTACTGGAGCGAGAGCAACACCAACCAGAACTTCAGCAAGGGCGGCGTCGAAGCCTACGCGTCCGGTCCGTTGATGGATGACATTGCTGCGATCCAGAAACTCTACGGTGCCAACACCACCACCCGTACCGGTGACTCCACCTACGGTTTCAACTCCAACACCGGTCGCGATTTCCTTAGCGCCTCGTCGTCGAGCGACAAAGTGGTGTTCTCGGTGTGGGATGCCGGCGGCAAGGACACCCTGGATTTTTCCGGTTTTACCCAAAACCAGAAAATCAACCTCAATGACGCCTCGTTCTCCGACGTTGGCGGCATGGTGGGTAACGTGTCCATCGCCAAGGGCGCGATCATCGAGAATGCCATCGGCGGTTCCGGCAGCGATTTGCTGATCGGTAACAGCATTGCCAACGAGCTCAAGGGCGGTGCCGGCAACGACATCCTCTTTGGCGCCGGCGGTGCCGACAAGCTGTGGGGCGGGGCGGGTTCGGACACGTTTGTGTTTGCGGCGAGTTCCGATTCCAAACCGGGTGCGATCGATCAGATCCTCGATTTCGTCAGCGGTCTGGACAAAATCGACCTGACCGGCATCACCAACGGTGCCGGCCTGCACTTCGTCAGCAGCTTCACCGGTGCGGCCGGCGATGCGGTGTTGACTTCGTCGGGCGGCAACAGCCTCTTGTCGGTGGACTTCACCGGGCATGGCGTGGCTGACTTCGCTGTCAGCACGGTTGGCCAGGCAGCGTACAGCGACATCGTGGCGTGA
- a CDS encoding UvrD-helicase domain-containing protein — MAQHTPELPPELPPELRPLAEMPWFKRLAARFFGHGLTRLRAQHRASWLHGQADGFRSGHTAGVEYGFKEGKLEGLEEGRQVLLIRDSRSTEHRPPSVDNHLFDDWRLPLTAELKKRMKADVGRLLPGHAQPSAAQWKMIFSDTPSTSVVAGAGAGKSTTLVLRILLLSHYLGFELDSMTVVTFTRESRKDFIDKLIEVFALWGLTLSLRQARELVRTFHSRILPMVRSLPGFERLQAFENLSQRSLAGEEEADSNPFDLRINDAQRQQLNACYHRLFTEDERFRQLIQPLSRAGLQLKELERDHPDVQKRMAVTELASRRDEELCDAIEDLWFRAGAWPIKGIEPNRQTFDINGSTFHCHGYIPSLDAWVVLGFDPRENPQVCRPNAKLSLRAEWAVKRTLFQAFCRKPLIWLDSYESSRRVLATLAGDASAGPGFDYKVKGELASAPLLDCFVAAAGFIENLGLDVPDAVGRMSFAKDDPDRFFFEALSLFWRAFEDHLLDQKPPVMTYNRMFALFSEHSSENLKLLSDELLRPLSHLMIDEFQDVSPQIVSWIRASLSEIRSRGPAMHVGRGAQRSSLLCVGDDWQSIYGWRGSSPSYFMEFNKEFPSPSTTRVMLSDNYRSHQYIIDAAEHIVRAAPAIAGKKAKASGEPKTPHPVNVLERDDQAMGQRLAEHYRQGHSILMLYRKSSDKLLIQEHIQPVINVDSSLPYEARRLKQLTYHSAKGLQADAVFLLGDCQHLTSSPYKNQVYRMAGLGKNGESEPYDSAQKDEILRLAYVGITRAVSHCYWYVDPQEAPAANMPRASDRVARGKPFFADQRPEKKIG, encoded by the coding sequence GTGGCGCAACACACCCCCGAACTGCCCCCCGAACTGCCCCCCGAACTTCGTCCACTGGCCGAGATGCCTTGGTTCAAGCGTCTGGCCGCACGCTTCTTCGGCCACGGACTGACCCGTCTGCGCGCCCAGCACCGTGCGTCCTGGCTGCACGGCCAGGCGGATGGGTTTCGCAGCGGTCACACGGCGGGCGTCGAGTACGGTTTCAAGGAGGGTAAGCTCGAGGGGCTGGAAGAGGGGCGTCAGGTCCTGTTGATCCGCGACAGCCGCAGCACCGAACATCGGCCGCCCAGTGTTGATAACCATTTGTTCGACGACTGGCGCCTGCCGCTGACGGCTGAACTGAAAAAACGCATGAAAGCGGATGTCGGCCGTTTGCTGCCCGGACACGCTCAGCCCAGCGCCGCGCAATGGAAGATGATTTTCAGCGACACGCCGTCGACTTCCGTGGTGGCCGGCGCGGGTGCCGGTAAGTCGACCACGCTGGTGTTGCGCATTCTGCTGCTGAGTCATTACCTGGGTTTTGAGCTGGATTCGATGACCGTGGTCACCTTCACCCGCGAGTCGCGCAAGGACTTCATCGATAAACTGATTGAAGTGTTTGCGCTTTGGGGATTGACGTTGAGCCTCAGGCAGGCGCGGGAGCTGGTGCGCACGTTCCATTCGCGGATTTTGCCCATGGTGCGCAGCTTGCCGGGATTCGAGCGTTTGCAGGCTTTCGAAAATCTCAGCCAGCGTTCGCTCGCAGGTGAGGAAGAGGCGGACAGCAATCCGTTCGACCTGCGTATCAACGATGCTCAGCGCCAGCAACTCAATGCCTGTTACCACCGTTTATTCACCGAGGACGAGCGGTTTCGTCAGTTGATTCAGCCGCTGTCGCGTGCCGGTTTGCAGCTCAAGGAGCTGGAGCGTGACCATCCTGATGTGCAGAAGCGCATGGCCGTCACCGAACTGGCGTCCAGGCGCGATGAGGAACTGTGCGACGCGATCGAGGACCTCTGGTTTCGCGCGGGCGCCTGGCCGATCAAAGGCATCGAGCCGAATAGGCAGACGTTCGACATCAATGGCTCGACCTTCCACTGCCATGGTTACATCCCCAGTCTGGACGCTTGGGTGGTGCTGGGTTTCGATCCCCGGGAAAACCCGCAGGTCTGCCGACCCAACGCCAAGCTTAGCCTGCGTGCAGAGTGGGCGGTCAAGCGCACCCTGTTTCAAGCTTTCTGCCGTAAGCCTTTGATTTGGTTAGATAGCTACGAGTCTTCTCGCCGGGTTCTGGCGACCCTGGCCGGTGATGCCAGTGCGGGTCCCGGCTTCGATTACAAGGTCAAGGGAGAACTGGCCTCGGCGCCATTGCTCGACTGTTTCGTCGCGGCCGCAGGCTTTATCGAGAATCTGGGCCTGGACGTGCCGGATGCCGTCGGGCGCATGAGCTTCGCCAAGGATGATCCGGACCGATTTTTCTTTGAGGCACTGAGTCTGTTCTGGCGGGCGTTCGAAGACCACCTGCTGGACCAGAAACCTCCTGTGATGACTTACAACCGCATGTTTGCGCTGTTCAGCGAGCATTCGTCGGAGAATCTCAAGCTGCTCAGCGACGAACTGCTCAGGCCTTTGTCGCACCTGATGATCGACGAATTTCAAGACGTTTCACCACAAATCGTCTCCTGGATCCGCGCCAGCCTCAGCGAAATCCGCAGCCGCGGCCCGGCCATGCACGTCGGCCGCGGTGCGCAACGCTCGTCGCTGCTGTGCGTGGGGGACGACTGGCAATCCATTTATGGCTGGCGCGGCAGTTCGCCGAGTTACTTCATGGAATTCAACAAAGAGTTCCCGTCGCCGAGCACCACCCGAGTGATGCTCAGCGACAATTACCGCAGCCACCAGTACATCATCGACGCTGCCGAACACATCGTCCGTGCAGCACCGGCGATCGCGGGCAAGAAAGCCAAGGCCAGCGGTGAGCCGAAGACGCCGCACCCGGTCAATGTGTTGGAGCGCGATGATCAGGCCATGGGCCAGCGCCTCGCCGAGCATTACCGGCAGGGTCATTCAATCTTGATGCTTTATCGAAAAAGCAGCGATAAGTTATTGATACAAGAACATATTCAGCCTGTAATTAATGTCGATTCGAGCTTGCCGTACGAAGCCCGACGGCTCAAACAACTCACTTATCACAGCGCAAAAGGCCTACAGGCCGATGCCGTGTTTCTGCTTGGCGATTGCCAGCACCTGACCAGCTCACCTTACAAAAATCAGGTTTACCGCATGGCCGGCCTGGGCAAGAACGGCGAAAGCGAACCCTACGACAGCGCGCAAAAGGACGAAATCCTGCGCCTGGCCTATGTCGGCATCACTCGGGCGGTGAGCCATTGCTACTGGTACGTCGATCCTCAGGAAGCACCCGCGGCCAACATGCCGCGTGCGTCTGATCGGGTGGCGAGGGGCAAGCCGTTTTTTGCCGACCAGCGACCTGAAAAGAAAATCGGCTGA
- a CDS encoding NAD(P)/FAD-dependent oxidoreductase yields MPAWRTISLWMDQLDEPLIARPALEQDLDVDVAIIGAGYTGLWTAYYLKQHAPGLDIAIIEAQTAGFGASGRNGGWLMGNLLGEDRLLAGLSSEQRRASFDLLHSIPDEVEIVVEKEGIDCDYRKGGVLYCAARYPEQETALRDYLSKLYGQGLTEDDYRWLSPEQLVQQIRVAKPYGGIFAPHVATIQPAKLVRGLARTVQAMGVKIYENSPVTHWQSGHLRTAKASVRSRWIVPAVEGYSVTLPPLGRYQLPVQSLIVATEPLSAATWDEIGLSRGQAFSEFSRQVTYGQRSADNRLVFGARGGYQFAGRLRHNFDLARDEVDLRRYLFGELFPQLKNVRITHAWGGNLGMSRHFRPHMLCDRAAGIALSGGYGGEGVGASNLGGRTLADLILERETELTQQPWVLPDGGIQALRAWEPEPCRWLGYNAIIKSFVHEDRTLANPATPPWRRKLASRVAGFMEGFMH; encoded by the coding sequence ATGCCGGCGTGGCGCACTATCAGTTTGTGGATGGACCAACTCGATGAGCCGCTGATCGCGCGTCCGGCGCTTGAGCAGGATCTGGACGTCGACGTGGCGATCATCGGTGCCGGTTACACCGGGCTGTGGACCGCCTATTACCTCAAGCAACACGCTCCCGGGCTGGATATCGCCATCATCGAAGCGCAAACCGCCGGTTTCGGCGCGTCCGGGCGCAATGGCGGCTGGCTGATGGGCAATCTGCTCGGCGAAGATCGCTTGCTGGCCGGGTTGTCGTCAGAGCAGCGTCGAGCGTCGTTCGATCTGCTGCACAGCATTCCCGATGAGGTGGAAATCGTCGTCGAAAAAGAAGGGATCGATTGCGATTATCGCAAGGGCGGGGTGCTTTATTGCGCGGCGCGCTATCCAGAGCAGGAGACAGCTCTGCGCGACTATCTGAGCAAGCTGTACGGCCAAGGCCTGACCGAGGACGATTATCGTTGGCTCAGCCCGGAGCAACTGGTGCAACAGATTCGCGTGGCGAAACCCTATGGCGGCATTTTTGCGCCGCACGTTGCGACGATTCAGCCGGCAAAACTGGTGCGGGGGCTGGCACGCACCGTGCAGGCCATGGGCGTGAAAATATACGAAAACAGCCCGGTCACCCATTGGCAATCGGGCCATTTGCGCACCGCCAAGGCAAGCGTGCGCAGCCGCTGGATCGTGCCAGCCGTCGAAGGCTATTCGGTGACGCTGCCGCCATTGGGTCGTTACCAGTTGCCGGTGCAAAGCCTGATTGTCGCCACAGAGCCCTTATCTGCCGCGACCTGGGACGAAATCGGCCTGAGTCGCGGCCAGGCCTTCAGCGAGTTCAGCCGCCAGGTTACCTACGGTCAGCGCAGCGCCGACAATCGTTTGGTGTTCGGGGCGCGCGGCGGCTATCAGTTCGCCGGCCGCTTGCGCCACAACTTTGATTTGGCTCGCGATGAAGTCGACCTGCGCCGCTACCTGTTCGGTGAGCTGTTCCCGCAACTGAAAAACGTGCGGATTACTCACGCCTGGGGCGGCAACCTCGGCATGTCCCGACATTTCCGACCGCACATGCTCTGCGATCGCGCCGCAGGTATTGCGCTGTCCGGCGGTTACGGCGGCGAGGGCGTTGGCGCCAGCAATCTGGGCGGGCGCACCCTGGCCGATCTGATCCTTGAGCGCGAGACCGAACTGACGCAACAACCGTGGGTGCTGCCGGACGGCGGTATTCAAGCCTTGCGCGCGTGGGAGCCGGAGCCGTGCCGCTGGCTTGGCTACAACGCAATCATCAAAAGCTTCGTGCACGAGGACCGGACCCTGGCCAATCCGGCGACGCCACCCTGGCGGCGCAAACTGGCCAGCCGCGTCGCCGGGTTCATGGAAGGTTTCATGCACTGA
- a CDS encoding helix-turn-helix domain-containing protein, producing the protein MHADDDGPEQTQATAATVMRYHLSWKHRDLDSVMALYHPAIQYNDFFQNRVLGLDELREYVRVSMPRESDELLEHCDRIRVDGNTAFIQYEVTLRGGEGLVSFRSSEAITVRDGLIWRVNEYASLLRAQASGTAPASQRPAVSRLGLSPRQLSFMAQDLQQYFEQQQPYLDPELDLQRVAKECGYSRNQISYLLNQVLGQSFYRYVNQARLQHLLRSLDSATLPVRIDELAFAAGFNSLSAFYSCFRQHTGQSPKAYAKQISLRTRAQDIG; encoded by the coding sequence ATGCATGCCGACGACGACGGCCCAGAACAGACCCAGGCCACGGCCGCCACGGTCATGCGCTACCATTTGAGCTGGAAGCACCGGGACCTGGACAGCGTCATGGCGCTCTACCATCCGGCCATCCAGTACAACGATTTCTTTCAGAATCGCGTGTTGGGCCTTGATGAGTTGCGCGAGTACGTGCGTGTCAGCATGCCGCGAGAATCCGACGAACTGCTGGAGCACTGCGACCGCATTCGTGTGGATGGCAACACTGCGTTCATTCAATACGAAGTCACCCTGCGCGGTGGTGAAGGGTTGGTGTCGTTCCGTTCCAGCGAGGCGATTACGGTCAGGGACGGGCTGATCTGGCGGGTCAATGAATATGCATCGTTGCTGCGCGCCCAGGCCAGCGGCACGGCGCCGGCGAGCCAGCGTCCGGCGGTGAGTCGTCTGGGCCTGTCGCCACGGCAGTTAAGCTTCATGGCGCAAGACCTGCAGCAATACTTTGAGCAACAACAACCCTACCTCGACCCCGAGCTTGACCTGCAACGGGTGGCGAAGGAGTGCGGGTATAGCCGTAATCAGATCTCGTATCTGCTCAATCAAGTGCTGGGCCAAAGCTTCTATCGCTACGTCAATCAGGCGCGCTTGCAGCATTTATTGCGCTCGCTGGACAGCGCCACATTGCCGGTGCGCATCGATGAGCTGGCGTTCGCCGCTGGCTTCAACTCGCTGTCGGCGTTTTACAGTTGTTTCCGCCAACACACCGGGCAGTCGCCAAAGGCTTACGCCAAACAAATTTCTTTGCGGACACGCGCGCAAGACATCGGCTAA
- a CDS encoding cupin domain-containing protein — protein MSITQFKHTATLSLDQSAPVAVPLGEPVAIASSISVERDDGVETGVWECTPGRWRRQITAQEFCHFIAGRCTFTPDGGGETLHIQGGDALMLPANTLGTWDIQETVRKSYVLIF, from the coding sequence ATGAGCATCACGCAATTCAAGCACACCGCGACATTGTCGCTCGATCAATCCGCCCCGGTGGCCGTGCCGCTGGGCGAGCCGGTCGCTATCGCTTCGAGCATCAGCGTGGAGCGCGACGACGGCGTCGAAACCGGCGTCTGGGAGTGCACGCCAGGGCGCTGGCGTCGGCAGATCACCGCGCAGGAGTTCTGCCATTTCATTGCCGGGCGCTGCACGTTTACCCCGGACGGCGGTGGCGAAACCCTGCACATACAAGGCGGCGACGCACTGATGTTGCCAGCCAACACGCTCGGCACCTGGGATATCCAGGAAACCGTGCGCAAGAGCTACGTGCTGATTTTCTGA
- a CDS encoding DUF1652 domain-containing protein, translating to MNKGFSKVTFPNACQLMRWHFHPMGFEATMDAPGSLVARLFDRKSGETLIAIAGIPCATVMNAADVELIIEAIEAELEAFTPPELFKSYA from the coding sequence ATGAACAAAGGGTTTAGCAAAGTCACGTTTCCCAATGCCTGCCAGCTGATGCGCTGGCATTTTCATCCCATGGGGTTTGAGGCCACGATGGATGCGCCTGGCAGCCTGGTGGCTCGTTTGTTCGATCGAAAGAGCGGCGAAACCTTGATTGCAATCGCGGGCATTCCTTGTGCCACGGTAATGAATGCGGCGGATGTCGAGCTGATCATTGAGGCCATCGAGGCTGAGCTGGAGGCTTTTACTCCTCCGGAATTATTCAAGAGCTACGCGTAA
- a CDS encoding polyamine ABC transporter substrate-binding protein, translating to MIQKTLALVPLLLAASVSHAAETVKVYNWSDYIAPDTTKNFTKETAIGVTYDVYDSNETLDGKLMTGKSGYDVVFPSNHFMARQIEGGALKTLDKSQLPNWKNLNPVLLKALQTNDPNNEHGFPYLWGSTGIGYNIAKVKAVLGEDAPVDSWDLIFKPEYMEKLQKCGVAILDNGPELLPAALNYLGLPHHSKNPEDYKKAEALLMKVRPYVSYFHSSKYTSDLANGDICVAVGFSGDILQAENRAKEAKNGVDIGYAIPREGAAIWFDMVAMPADAPDEKAGYAFMNYLLRPDVMAAISNHVHYANGNEQADSLIDPAIRNDTKVYPSPEMMGKLFALEAMPLNIDRIRTRVWNKIRTGS from the coding sequence ATGATCCAGAAAACCCTCGCATTGGTGCCGCTGTTGCTGGCCGCTTCCGTCAGTCATGCGGCCGAGACGGTCAAGGTCTACAACTGGTCCGACTACATCGCGCCAGACACGACAAAAAACTTCACCAAGGAAACCGCGATCGGCGTCACCTATGACGTTTACGACAGCAACGAAACCCTCGACGGCAAGCTGATGACCGGCAAATCCGGTTACGACGTGGTGTTTCCCTCCAACCACTTCATGGCGCGACAGATTGAGGGCGGGGCACTGAAGACACTCGACAAAAGCCAACTGCCCAACTGGAAAAATCTTAATCCGGTGCTGCTCAAAGCGTTGCAAACCAACGACCCGAACAACGAACACGGCTTTCCGTACCTGTGGGGCAGCACCGGCATCGGTTACAACATTGCCAAGGTCAAAGCGGTACTGGGCGAAGATGCGCCGGTGGATTCGTGGGACTTGATCTTCAAGCCCGAATACATGGAAAAGCTCCAGAAGTGCGGTGTGGCGATTCTCGATAACGGCCCGGAGTTGCTTCCGGCGGCGCTCAACTACCTTGGCCTGCCACATCACAGCAAGAATCCCGAGGACTACAAAAAAGCCGAAGCGCTGCTGATGAAAGTGCGGCCCTATGTCAGTTATTTTCATTCCTCGAAATACACCAGTGACCTGGCCAACGGCGATATCTGCGTCGCGGTCGGCTTCTCCGGCGACATCCTGCAAGCGGAGAATCGCGCCAAAGAGGCGAAGAACGGTGTCGACATCGGTTATGCGATTCCCAGAGAAGGCGCGGCGATCTGGTTCGACATGGTCGCCATGCCCGCCGACGCGCCGGACGAGAAGGCCGGTTACGCTTTCATGAATTACCTGCTGCGTCCCGACGTCATGGCCGCCATCAGCAACCACGTGCACTACGCCAACGGCAACGAACAGGCCGACAGCCTGATCGACCCGGCGATCAGAAACGACACCAAGGTTTATCCGAGTCCGGAGATGATGGGCAAGCTGTTTGCACTGGAAGCGATGCCGTTGAACATTGACCGGATTCGTACGCGGGTGTGGAACAAGATTCGTACGGGTAGCTGA
- a CDS encoding pirin family protein, with the protein MLELRPFNSLGGAHHGWLDAHHHFSFAEYYDPNRMSWGNLRVWNDDIIAPGTGFPQHPHRDMEIITYVREGAITHQDNLGNKGRTEAGDVQVMSAGTGIAHSEYNLEDKHTKIFQIWILPTETGAPPSWGAKPFPKGQREGFVTLASGKAGDDQSLRIRANARLVAANVKAGETAEYRLDEGRRAYLVPATGVIDVNGLRAQARDGVAVTHEQVLTVTAIEDSEIVLVDLA; encoded by the coding sequence ATGCTGGAACTCAGACCTTTCAACTCCCTGGGCGGTGCCCATCACGGCTGGCTGGATGCCCACCACCACTTTTCTTTCGCTGAGTACTACGACCCGAACCGCATGAGTTGGGGCAACCTGCGGGTGTGGAACGACGACATCATTGCCCCCGGCACTGGCTTCCCTCAGCATCCGCACCGCGACATGGAAATCATCACCTATGTCCGCGAAGGTGCGATTACCCATCAGGACAACCTGGGCAACAAAGGCCGAACCGAAGCGGGCGACGTGCAAGTGATGAGCGCTGGCACCGGCATCGCTCACAGCGAATACAACCTGGAAGACAAGCACACGAAAATCTTCCAGATCTGGATTCTTCCTACCGAAACCGGCGCACCGCCGTCATGGGGCGCGAAACCTTTCCCCAAGGGGCAGCGTGAAGGCTTCGTGACACTCGCCAGCGGCAAGGCTGGCGACGATCAAAGCCTGCGCATTCGCGCCAATGCTCGTTTGGTCGCGGCCAACGTCAAGGCTGGCGAAACCGCAGAGTATCGGCTCGATGAAGGTCGTCGCGCCTACCTGGTTCCGGCGACCGGCGTGATCGACGTCAACGGTTTACGCGCTCAGGCGCGCGATGGCGTGGCGGTGACCCATGAGCAGGTGCTGACAGTCACGGCCATCGAGGACAGCGAAATCGTGCTGGTGGATCTGGCGTAA